A genomic region of Brevibacillus sp. JNUCC-41 contains the following coding sequences:
- a CDS encoding ABC transporter ATP-binding protein, whose protein sequence is MTKPIIEIRNMSKSYELGGETVKALQDVCLTIDKGDFISIIGPSGSGKSTFMNMIGCLDKPDIGEYLLDGKEVEKMKDNELAAIRNIKIGFIFQNFNLLAKLTALENVELPLVYRGASVKERRKVANACLDMVGLSDRKNHLPNQLSGGQQQRVAIARALAGDPPVLLADEPTGALDSKTSKEVLQMLKELNEKGQTIILITHDLEVAKEATRVVRIQDGQLFENGGDWIEPERINDNGYTQYQNQ, encoded by the coding sequence ATGACGAAACCCATCATAGAAATTAGGAACATGTCTAAATCATATGAATTAGGCGGTGAAACGGTTAAGGCACTTCAAGATGTCTGTCTTACAATCGATAAAGGCGATTTCATTTCGATCATCGGTCCTTCTGGGTCAGGAAAATCGACGTTCATGAATATGATTGGCTGCCTTGACAAGCCTGACATAGGTGAATATCTTCTTGATGGAAAAGAAGTGGAAAAGATGAAGGATAATGAGTTAGCTGCCATTCGTAATATTAAAATAGGATTTATCTTTCAAAATTTTAACCTGTTGGCAAAACTGACAGCGTTGGAAAATGTCGAACTTCCCCTGGTTTATAGAGGGGCAAGCGTTAAGGAAAGAAGAAAAGTGGCCAATGCATGCCTTGATATGGTAGGCCTGAGTGACCGGAAGAATCATCTGCCGAACCAACTGTCGGGCGGACAACAGCAAAGAGTTGCGATTGCAAGGGCACTTGCCGGTGACCCGCCCGTTCTATTGGCGGATGAGCCGACGGGGGCCTTGGATAGTAAAACGAGTAAAGAAGTGCTGCAGATGCTGAAAGAATTGAACGAAAAGGGACAAACAATCATTCTAATAACCCATGACTTGGAAGTGGCAAAAGAAGCGACTCGTGTCGTCCGGATACAGGATGGTCAGCTATTTGAGAACGGAGGTGATTGGATTGAACCTGAGCGAATCAATGATAATGGCTATACGCAGTATCAAAACCAATAA
- a CDS encoding efflux RND transporter periplasmic adaptor subunit, protein MKKWIMICTVLVLAIGGCAWFFMKDSAEPVIAKSVTATVEKGDLEVQISGSGSVAAINSEDITSSVTGEVDEVLVEKNELVEKGDELITFTDGSDPITAPFDGTVTTMDVEEGDRVSSGEVLAHVTDYKKLKTTISVDELDVPSVKKGQTVEIKASAFEDETFTGEVTSVAKEGTYENGVSSFDVTIKIDKPGDIKIGMSTEVSILTNSVKDALYVPIEAVQMDGEEKYVNIQQSGTTEGTASTKKAVETGISNDRYIEITSGLEEGQFVSLPITINESSTGSGGEGMRGGQGGEMRMPSGGMPNGGGMPSGKGGQ, encoded by the coding sequence ATGAAAAAGTGGATAATGATATGTACGGTTTTAGTGCTGGCGATTGGGGGATGCGCTTGGTTTTTCATGAAGGACAGTGCTGAGCCTGTCATCGCAAAGTCGGTGACCGCAACAGTTGAAAAGGGAGATCTTGAAGTTCAAATAAGCGGTTCCGGATCGGTCGCCGCAATCAATAGTGAGGACATCACTTCCTCTGTAACGGGTGAAGTGGATGAAGTCCTTGTAGAGAAGAATGAATTGGTTGAGAAAGGTGATGAACTTATTACCTTCACGGATGGAAGTGACCCGATAACTGCCCCATTCGATGGTACCGTTACAACAATGGATGTTGAAGAAGGCGATCGTGTATCAAGCGGTGAAGTTTTGGCACATGTTACGGATTATAAAAAATTGAAAACCACGATCAGTGTAGATGAATTGGATGTTCCAAGTGTTAAAAAAGGACAAACGGTTGAAATTAAAGCCAGTGCTTTTGAAGATGAAACGTTTACGGGGGAAGTGACCAGTGTAGCAAAGGAAGGTACATATGAGAATGGAGTTTCTTCGTTCGATGTTACGATCAAAATTGACAAACCCGGCGATATAAAAATTGGGATGTCGACTGAAGTGAGCATTTTGACGAATAGTGTTAAAGATGCTTTATATGTTCCGATTGAAGCAGTCCAAATGGATGGTGAAGAGAAATATGTAAATATACAACAATCCGGTACAACTGAAGGAACTGCCAGTACAAAGAAAGCGGTTGAGACTGGGATCAGCAATGATAGGTATATTGAAATAACTTCGGGACTTGAAGAGGGCCAGTTTGTTTCCTTGCCCATCACCATCAATGAAAGCTCGACTGGAAGTGGTGGTGAAGGAATGAGGGGAGGCCAAGGAGGCGAAATGCGAATGCCGAGCGGCGGGATGCCAAACGGTGGCGGAATGCCAAGCGGCAAGGGAGGTCAGTAA
- a CDS encoding DUF485 domain-containing protein, which translates to MASNDSIAKETEASASTDYTKIVQSQSFQELLRKKRNFIVPLSIFFMVFYFTLPILTSYSKVLNSYAFGAISWAWIFAFAQFIMTWTLCILYSKKAATFDQLVKKIVKEAKG; encoded by the coding sequence TTGGCATCAAACGATTCAATCGCTAAGGAAACCGAGGCAAGCGCTTCCACGGACTACACCAAGATCGTCCAATCACAATCTTTTCAAGAACTGTTAAGGAAAAAACGCAATTTCATCGTCCCGCTATCCATCTTTTTCATGGTCTTTTATTTCACCCTACCTATACTAACTTCCTATTCTAAAGTTCTTAACTCCTATGCTTTCGGGGCAATCAGCTGGGCCTGGATTTTTGCCTTCGCTCAATTTATCATGACCTGGACATTATGCATCCTCTATTCGAAAAAAGCTGCGACATTTGACCAATTAGTGAAAAAAATCGTTAAAGAAGCGAAAGGATAA
- a CDS encoding solute symporter family protein translates to MNILAFILFLIIVGLTLVITYFASRRTKTTADFYTADSSLTGWQNGWAIAGDYMSAASFLGIAGMVALSGFDGFFYSIGFLVAYLVVLYIVAEPLRNLGKYTLADMIAARFNEKKVRGVAALNTISISTFYMIAQLVGAGALIKLLLGIDYLYSVIIVGILMTVYVVFGGMTATSWVQIVKAVLLMAGTFIISIIVLAKFDFSVIEMFKQMKTATPLGGDFLNPGNKFKDPLDTLSLNLALVLGTAGLPHILIRFFTVKDAITARKSVVYATWIIGIFYIMTIFLGFGAAAFVGYDKIIGANAAGNMAAPLLAEAIGGDFLFAFVSAVAFATILAVVAGLVLSAASAFAHDFYGHIIRKGQATDKEQVVAARWASIGVSVLSIILALFAQNMNVAFLVSLAFAVAASANLPIIVFTVFWKRFNTAGAVTGMLVGLVSSLLLVFLSPNVWSPVEGAAIFVGEPLFPLANPGIISIPIGFIAAIAGTLLSSKKADAKKFDEILVTANTGMKDPI, encoded by the coding sequence ATGAATATACTTGCTTTTATATTATTTCTAATCATTGTCGGGCTAACATTGGTCATTACCTATTTTGCTTCACGGCGCACCAAAACGACCGCAGACTTTTATACGGCGGACAGCAGCCTTACCGGCTGGCAGAATGGCTGGGCCATTGCGGGGGATTATATGTCCGCTGCCTCGTTTTTGGGGATAGCCGGCATGGTCGCACTCTCTGGATTTGATGGTTTTTTCTATAGCATAGGTTTTCTGGTTGCATATCTGGTCGTTCTTTATATCGTAGCCGAACCGCTCCGTAACCTTGGCAAGTATACATTGGCGGACATGATTGCTGCCCGTTTCAATGAAAAGAAAGTACGCGGGGTCGCTGCCCTTAACACCATTTCCATTTCAACCTTTTATATGATCGCCCAATTAGTCGGTGCAGGTGCCCTTATAAAACTCTTACTTGGAATTGATTATCTTTACTCCGTCATCATTGTAGGCATTTTAATGACCGTATACGTCGTATTTGGCGGTATGACGGCCACCAGTTGGGTCCAAATCGTCAAAGCCGTTTTATTGATGGCAGGTACATTCATCATCTCCATCATCGTATTGGCGAAATTCGACTTTAGCGTGATCGAGATGTTCAAGCAGATGAAAACAGCCACTCCTTTGGGCGGGGATTTCCTCAACCCCGGTAACAAATTCAAGGATCCCTTGGATACCTTATCCCTTAATTTAGCGCTTGTACTCGGTACAGCAGGACTTCCTCACATTCTCATCCGTTTCTTTACGGTGAAAGACGCCATCACAGCCCGAAAGTCCGTAGTATATGCTACTTGGATCATTGGCATCTTTTATATAATGACCATTTTCCTGGGATTTGGAGCGGCAGCTTTTGTTGGCTACGACAAAATCATTGGCGCGAATGCGGCTGGGAATATGGCTGCCCCGCTGCTTGCCGAAGCCATTGGGGGTGACTTCCTGTTCGCATTTGTCTCTGCAGTTGCTTTCGCTACCATTTTAGCGGTTGTAGCAGGCCTCGTTCTATCGGCAGCATCTGCTTTTGCCCATGACTTCTATGGCCACATCATCCGGAAGGGCCAAGCCACTGACAAGGAACAAGTCGTTGCTGCTCGTTGGGCATCGATCGGGGTGTCCGTCCTCTCCATCATCCTTGCCTTATTTGCCCAAAACATGAATGTCGCCTTCCTTGTTTCACTTGCCTTTGCTGTCGCTGCCAGTGCCAATCTGCCCATCATTGTCTTCACGGTATTCTGGAAACGTTTTAACACAGCTGGGGCTGTCACGGGCATGTTAGTTGGACTGGTCAGTTCTTTATTGCTTGTGTTCCTGAGTCCCAATGTCTGGTCACCGGTGGAGGGAGCAGCAATATTCGTCGGGGAGCCATTATTCCCGCTTGCCAATCCAGGCATCATCTCCATCCCGATTGGTTTTATCGCAGCCATCGCCGGAACACTTCTGTCAAGCAAGAAAGCTGATGCAAAAAAATTCGACGAAATTTTGGTTACAGCCAACACTGGGATGAAAGATCCTATATAA
- a CDS encoding threonine/serine exporter family protein codes for MMIAQLITSFIASAAFGVIFNVPKNSLLQCGFVGMLGWILYFFLVENEINSIMATLAAAFIVAVISQYFAKRYKTPITIFNISGIIPLVPGGLSYDAMKHFVGNDFYVAVQLAAKVFMLAGAIAMGLIFAEVMNQLVTKYNRRKLRLRS; via the coding sequence ATGATGATTGCACAGCTTATTACAAGTTTCATTGCCTCAGCCGCCTTTGGAGTCATCTTCAATGTACCAAAAAATTCATTGTTACAATGTGGTTTCGTGGGGATGTTAGGATGGATCTTATACTTTTTTCTGGTTGAAAATGAGATAAACAGCATCATGGCAACATTAGCGGCTGCATTTATCGTTGCGGTTATCAGTCAGTATTTTGCTAAAAGGTATAAAACGCCGATCACAATTTTCAATATATCAGGAATCATCCCGCTCGTGCCTGGAGGTTTGTCTTATGATGCGATGAAGCATTTTGTCGGAAATGATTTTTATGTTGCCGTTCAGTTGGCCGCCAAGGTCTTCATGCTGGCTGGTGCCATTGCGATGGGGCTGATCTTTGCAGAAGTTATGAACCAGTTAGTAACTAAGTACAATAGAAGGAAGTTAAGATTGAGAAGTTAG
- a CDS encoding threonine/serine exporter family protein translates to MDERLLYNEIIDVCLLAGKIMLQNGAETSRVEDTMVRIAAAFGCGDSHSFSTPTGIIFSLDGMHPASKLIRVSQRSTDLHKVTLVNSISRSISSKEMTPEEAYLQLKQIEKAGMGYPMWVQVFAAFISSGCFLIMFQGQWNDFIWSCIAGGMGFSCLFYLHRLLEVRFFAEFIASLVVGLAAMFFVQIGVGSHLDKIIIGAVMPLVPGLLITNAARDLIAGHLVSGLSKGVDAGLTALAIGAGISAAFVFL, encoded by the coding sequence ATGGATGAACGTTTACTATACAATGAAATTATAGATGTATGTTTACTTGCGGGAAAAATCATGCTTCAGAACGGAGCGGAAACTTCACGGGTGGAAGATACGATGGTAAGAATCGCTGCAGCGTTTGGATGCGGTGACTCACATAGTTTTTCGACCCCTACAGGAATTATTTTTTCGCTGGATGGCATGCACCCGGCTTCAAAATTAATTCGAGTTTCCCAACGATCTACAGATTTACATAAGGTGACGCTGGTCAACAGTATATCCCGAAGCATTTCCAGCAAGGAAATGACACCGGAGGAAGCTTATTTACAGTTAAAACAAATCGAAAAGGCAGGGATGGGGTATCCCATGTGGGTACAGGTCTTTGCTGCGTTTATATCGAGCGGCTGCTTTTTAATCATGTTCCAAGGCCAGTGGAATGATTTCATCTGGTCCTGTATAGCTGGAGGAATGGGTTTCTCATGCCTGTTTTATTTGCACCGGTTACTGGAAGTTCGTTTTTTTGCTGAATTCATCGCCTCATTAGTCGTAGGTCTAGCAGCTATGTTCTTTGTCCAGATTGGAGTCGGAAGTCATTTGGACAAGATAATCATTGGAGCGGTGATGCCGCTTGTGCCAGGGCTGTTAATTACGAATGCAGCAAGGGATTTAATTGCAGGACATTTGGTTTCGGGCCTATCCAAGGGTGTTGATGCAGGTTTGACTGCTTTAGCCATTGGGGCAGGAATATCGGCTGCGTTTGTTTTCTTATGA